In Phocoena phocoena chromosome 3, mPhoPho1.1, whole genome shotgun sequence, the DNA window AAATCCGCAAGACCATCATGCAGGTGAGCAGCGCGCTTGGCGAACGCGGTGAGAACGAGCCTCGCTCCCCCAGGCAAGCCGGGCACGCAGCAGCCGGAGCGCGGACGGCGGGTGCGAGGCCCGGAGGTAGAAATGAGCTTCCCCACCCCCGGCCGCGCGGCTGGAGCGGAGGGGTCGGGCTCAGGCTGGGTCCCCGGGGCGGGGGTTTGCGGGGGACGGAGTCGAGAGTCCAAGAGCCCCCCGGGAGGGGGTCAGGGTCTCGCTCGAGCTGGAGAGAGGTAGGACGGCAGACGCTAGGCCGGCGCGTGTTTGTGTCCATGGAAGGTTCTGATGTTACCTGCTGGGATTCTTGAATTCCTTAATCAGTAGAAATTGATAGCAGGCCAGACGAGAAATTTAAGCCAGGCTTTATTGGAGTTTGTGCTGCAGCGTGAAGGAGCGATAACAAGCAACAGGTGCCGTTGCTCCAAGGAGGGCGAGCTGGTGTCTTAAATGGGGTAAGGGTGGGGACgggtccaggggtcaggccggaggggtggcttggaggggtctgcccacccccttggtggtgctgtgtgcagggatcatgcccagtaccctgcttttgctcccggctcctcagaagtggcagttaggttcttggcctttttttttttttttttttttttgcggtacgtgggcctctcactgctgtggcctctctctccggtcgcgcaggctcagcggccatggctcacgggcccagccgctccgcggcatgtaggatcttcccggaccggggcacgaacccgtgtctcctgcatcggcaggcggactctcaaccactgcgccaccagggaagcccttatggtttttcttgttgttgttttttctcttcttggcctttttgtatcttggTCCTTGTTTGCCCCAACTGCGCATGTGCATAGTTATTTCTAGTCCCTTAGATATAGTTTCTGGGtgttttgttgctggaggagacattTGCCCAGGTGCAAGGGCTACAGCaaaaggtcccaggtcccagactGCCTTATCGGCACCACCTCAAGTGCATATCGCAGAATCCCGGGGTCGTGGGGGTGGAAGGAACCCTGGTGGGCTTGTCTGACCGCTGTCTGGTGGCTACTTAGATGTCCCAGCCACCAACTTTGAATTACTCGGGCCGGGGCCGGGTCATACCAGCGTTCTCTGTGTGCCTCGTTCTTTAATCCACCCCGTGGGAGGGGACCAGTGTGATGCCACGGAGGCTTGCGGCCTTGATCAAGAGCACCCACCCTCCCGGGAATCCTGCTGGGCTGGCGGCCCCCAGCCTCTCTGCCACTTTGGAAAGCTGCCCAAAGACAGGGCCGGAGCACCTGTGCTTCTGGCTGACAGTGTCAGGGGTCCCTGGGAGAGGAGACCCAGGGCTCTGGAGGGAGACTTGGCCGAGGAAAGTGGgtgcgggcagggctgggctgggtagCGATTCCAACCTTCCTTTCTTTGTCTAGGTCCTCATCTAGTGCATGCACTCAGAGCCCCAGTTTCTGAGGCAGGACCTAGAACTGCTGACCCTCAGGTCTTTGCCTGCTTTTCCAACCGGCGTCTGCCCAGCCAGCCGTCCCTGTCTGCCTCAGACCCTGGGGCCTGGCTCTGCATTCAACAGCTCTCCTCACGTCCCAGCTCTGTCCCGGTCTCCTCCGCAGTGACCTCGCCTACCCCGAGCTCTTGCTGCCGTCCCCCCTCCGCCCTAGGGTCACCTGGTCCTTTCTCTTTGCAGCTGTGCCACGATCGTGGCTACCTGGTGACCCAGGACGAGCTGGACCAGACGCTGGAGGAGTTCAAGGCCCAGTTTGGGGACAAGCCCAGTGAAGGGAGGCCTCGGCGCACAGACCTCACGGTGCTGGTGGCCCACAACGATGACCCCACTGACCAGATGTTCGTCTTCTTCCCAGGTGAGGGGCAGCTCAGGGCCAGCTCTTAGCAGCCACCTGCCTTGTGACCCAGAGTCTGCCTGCTCTCATCCTTCTGCTGTGGGGACTCCTTTTCCAGCTTCCTCTTCTCGGTCACCTTCCCCATTCTCTCTTCCTCAACCCTTTTCTCTGACCAAGGTTATCACAGGCCTCCCAGCTGGGCCCCTGGgtcctccctgccctcacccgtcagcccagcctctgctcccagTGCTTGCCCTTCCTGCGCTGCTGCAGGACTCCTGCCCTGTCTCGTCCCTGCCGGTTCCCCCCTCGCCTGCCTGGTCAGTGTCCATCCATAGTCCCTGGTGACTGAGCTCAAGTGCCTCCTCTTTGGGAACCCCCTCTGAGCCCTGGGTTGAGTGAAGACAATCCCTCCAGCACCAAGGGTGTCCCAGGACCCCTGTGTTCCTCTGTCTTTGCACGTCCTACACTGAGGCAGCCTGGCTCTAAAGCCCCAAAGGTTAGGGGGCCTTGTTGGGTCATGAGCACCTTGGGGGCCTACCCCAGCGCCGTGAATCAAAGGGGTGGGCAGAAAATGCTTGTTCAACAGACCCAGgtggcacttttttaaaaaatttattttattgaggtacagttgatttacaatgttgtgttaatttctgccgtacagcaaagtgactgagttataaatatatatacatacatatatatgtgttctttttcatattcttttttactATGGTTTAATCCCAGGATactaaatatagttccctatgctgtatagtaggaccttgtttatccatcttacaaataatagtttgtatttgctaaccccaaactcccaatccatccctcccccagccccctcccccttggcatccacacatctgttctctatgtctgggagtctctttctgttttgtaaataagctcatttgtatcatctttttagattccacatataagtgatatatgatatttgtctttctttttctgacttacttggcATAGtttggtaatctctaggtccatccatgttgctgcaaatggcagtatttcattctttttgatggctgagtagtattccatggtatatatgtaccacatcttctttatccattcatctggacatttaggttgtttgcatgtcTCGGCAATGgtgaatggtgctgctatgaacactggggtgcatgtatctttttgaattatagttttgtctggatatatgcccaggagtgggcttgttgggtcatatggcaacactgttttagttgtttttgtttgtttgtttgtttttaagatttgtttgtttatttatttatttatggctgcgttgggtcttagttgcagcatgtgggatcttcattgaggcatgcgggatcttccgttgcagtgcacaggctcttcagtgtggcgcgtgggcttctctctagttgtggcatgcgggttttctcttctgtagttgtgacatgcagggtccagggcgcgtgggctctgtagttgtggcgtgtaggctatagagtgcgtgggctctgtggtttgcggcacgcaggctctctagctAAGGTGCGTGAGGCCTctattgtggcgcatgggcttagttgccccacggcatgtgggatcttggtcccctgactggggatcaaacccacatcctctgcattggaaggtagattcttaaccactggaccaccagggaagtcccctcaagttttgcatttaaatctttgagccattttgagtttatttttgtatatgatgtgagggaGTGTCTAACTTCAtggatttacatgtggctgtccagctttcccaacaccactcgctgaagagactgtcttttccccagtgtacattcttgcttcctttgtcgaagattaattgaccgtagctgtgtgggtttatttctgggttctctattctgttccattgatccatgtctATTTATGtgtcaataccatgctgttttgaaaactgtagctttgtagtattattGTAAGTTTGGGtgagttatgcctcctgcttttttctttttcctgaggattgctttggcagttctgggtcttctatggttccatgtaaattttaagagtatttgttctagttctgtgaaaaatgtcatgggtaatttgtgCTGGGTTTTAGCTGTGGATCCATGAATTGctttttttatgttgagatatattccctctatacccactttcataagaatttttatcatgaatggatgctgaattttatcaaatgctttttctacatctattgagacagtcgtgtggtttttgtctttcctttcattgatgtggtgtatcacacgttgatttgcatatattgaagcatccttgtgaccctgggatgaatctaGGTGGCACTTTTAAGAAGAGTGTCCCTTGTGTGTGAAACGTATTTATTGTAGACTTTGGTGCCTAAGCACGTGCCTCCCGTGGTGCCATCTCGGGGGTGGGACCACCTCACTTCCTGGTCTTTACTGACAGTGGGGGTGTCCTGCTGTCTCAGATAGGCCGTGGCACAGGGTTGAGGTCCCTGCCTGTGTTAGTTTGCacggctgctataacaaaacccCACAGACCAGGGGCATAAACAGACAGTGCTTCTCTCCCAGTGctgggggcctctcactggtgtgtaGACctccgtcttctccctgtgtcctcacatgctcgtcccttcctgtgtgtctgtgtcctgatctcttaAGGACCCCAGCCTCACAACCTTGTGTTACcgtaattacttttttaaagaccCGATTTCCAAACATAGTCTCATTCTGAGGTTGCTGGGGGTCAGGACTCCAACAGAGGGACTTCGGGGACAGGGCACTGCCGGTCGGTGGAGTGGGGTGTGAGGAGAATGGCGAGAGGCAGCGGACGTGCTGCACGTGGACTCCGGGGCTGCCCCAGCCGCCAACCTGCTGGGCTACTAGGGTCCAGCCGTTCTCTCGTGTCAGGCCCCAGGCCCTGCGTGCTGCCGAGACCGTGAGGACCCCCGGTGCCGGCAGCGAGGAGCTGGGTGGGCTGTCTCTGTGCTGGGACCGTGCTCCCCGGGTCATCTCGCCTCCACTCAACTCTGAACACCCCAGCCCTTGTCTCGTGGGCCCCTGGACTAAACAAACTGCTTAGTCTGGGACTTCCCGAACCTCAGAACCGCTGAGGCACCGCGCAGACCCAGACTCCCAGACCCCACTTCCAGAAAGAGGTCCCTTAGGTCCGGGGCCCAGGGCACCTTTCAGCTCCCACGTGACATGCAGGCAGCCAGCACCCCGTTCTGGGACTGGCAGCCGGGTTCTCACTCTGCAAACGGGAGGCCGAGGCCCCAGTGGGGGAGCAGCACTGCAGCGCCTTGGCAGGGGTGGGCTAGACGGGTGCCGGGCagagggctgggggggggggcggccagCGTCCACCAGCGTGTACTTGGTCTGCAGAGGAGCCCAAGGTGGGCATCAAGACCATCAAGGTGTACTGCCAGCGGATGCAGGAGGAGAACATCACGCGGGCCCTCATTGTGGTACAGCAGGGCATGACACCCTCCGCCAAGCAGGTGGGTGCCCGCCGCCTCTGGTCCCCGGCTGTGGGTTGGACTGGCCTAAGTGGAGGCTGGTGGTTGGGATGGGCAGCTGGCGAGCACCTTTGTCCCCGTGTGAACACGGGGACACAGGCTGTGGGGTCCAGGGAGGGGTTGCTGCACCAGCTCCCGGCAACCGTGGGAGCATTTTGACAGACGGGCCCTCACCCTTCTTGCAATGAGACCGAGGCCTCGGTAATGTGCTGAATGCctgggaggggcggggtgggCCTCTCCCCAAGTGGAAACCCTACCCACTGAGGTGGGTTTTCTTGATGTGTGACGCAGGACCCGCGCAGCTTCCCGGGTGCCAGCTGCCTGCAAGGAAGGGCGTGGTGGGTGGGCCCGGGGCCAGCGCAGGGGGCGGGTGGCCGCCTCAGCTGTGCCTGAGGGTCGGTGTCTCTTCCAGTCCCTGGTCGACATGGCCCCCAAGTACATCCTGGAGCAGTTTCTGCAGCAGGAGCTGCTCATCAACATCACGGAGCACGAGGTAGGGGTGGAGGATGAGACTGGAGACCCGCCTCCTGCCCCCCAGGCCCCTCACCTGTTCGGGGTTGGCGGACATCCAGGTCTTGGGGAGGCGAGTCCGGGAGCCCCTTCATGGTGGAAAGAAGGTGGGCCGGGGTCTCGGTGTGTGGCCCTTGGGCCAGGAGCAGCTGGGGCCTTGCTAGGAGGGCAGGTTCCCAGGCCCACCCAGCCTGCAGAGTCAGGAGCTTGGGATGGGTGGAATCTGCATGTCCCCAGGAGCCTCGGCGCTCCGGGATTGTGCCCTGCGGCCCATCTGCACGGCTAGGGGTGTAGGCTCCAGGACCCCCGTCACAGTGTGGAGTCAGGACTTGTGCAGATGCCTGGGGCCCCCACGCTGCACCCCTCCTCTGGAGGGCCTGTGGGGTCTGTCGCAGCCCTGTGGAGACCCAGGTTCTCTTCTCACAGCTGGTCCCAGAGCACGTTGTCATGACCAAGGAGGAGGTGACGGAGTTGCTGGCCCGGTAGTATCCTTTCTGGCCCCCAGCTGGGCCCGGCTCCTCTCCCCTACAGCTCTTCCCACAACGCCCCCAGTCAGTCCAGCAAGGCCTTTTCCCTGACCTGCTTCTCAGTAAACTCCGAGAGAACCAGCTGCCCAGGATCCAGGCGGGAGACCCCGTGGCACGTTACTTTGGGATAAAGCGAGGGCAGGTGAGAAGCCCCTcccagggaggagctgggcccacccccagcccccttcaGAGCCCAGGCTTCTGAGCAGGGCAGGAGGGACCCCAGGTCCCGGGAGCCAGCTCACCTGCTTTCCTGCCTCTGCAGGTGGTGAAGATCATCCGGCCCAGCGAGACTGCAGGCAGGTACATCACCTACCGGCTGGTGCAGTAGCGGCCCGACAGACAGATGAGGCGAGAGGGCGCCGAGGGCCGGGTGTGGGCGGCCGTCCCAGCCCTGTGAGTGAGCCCCGCCTGTTACGTGCTCTGGAGGGAGCTCACATCCAGCCTGTGCGCCCAGCTCATGCGACAGACCGGTCACACTGCTGGCTGCCCCCTCTCTCTCAGCAAGTCCCCCGGGGGATGGAAAGATGGGCCGTGACGACCCACCAGGCTGGGAGTGTGGTGGCCGGCTGTCCGGGGGAGTCCGCTCCTCCTGGGAACCTTGCCTCTGCTCCCCTGGGCCGCAGGGTGGCCCACCTTGGGCCTGCCTTTCCTGGCCTGAGGGTCCCCGTGGCCTCTTCTGGGCTCCTGGACGCTGAGCCCCACCCTGGATCCCACCTGATGGTGCTTTGGGAGGGGACAGGATACCACAGGGTGGCCCCGAGCTCCTCCCGGGCTTCTGTCGCCGTGTCCCCCACACAGTGGCCCTGATGCTGCTTGTCTGGGTGCTCCGAAGGCAGCGGGGAGTGAGACCGATTGCTGCGGAATGCTGGGTATCTTAACgaattaaaaatatcttgagtAAGTAAGTTCACTTGTCTGAAAGACCAAGGTGGAATGTCTACCCGGTTTGCTGTGAGCAGCCTTGCTCGGGCTTCTGTCCCCTCAGCGGGGTCTTGGCCCACTTGCCCCTGGTGGAGCTGTGAGGGAGGGGCTCCAGTGCCGCCTTCAGCTTTGCTTCTTGGTGCTTTTCTTGCATAGAAGTTTGGGATCAAACTACCCCCTTTTCCCTCTACTAATTTCAGAGGCCTCCTACCCAGGCTAAGAGCAGTTGTCTGTGTTTTTGTTTAATAGCTTCAGTGAAGTAGGATTTAtataccatacagttcacccatttagAGTGTATGGTTCCATGATTCTTAGTATATGCACAATCGGGCacccatcaccacagtcaattgtGGAACACTCCACCCTCCTAAAAAGAAACCCTGTCCCTGTCAGCAGTCaccgcccccctgcccccagccgctGACAGCCACGAATCTGTGTCTGTGGagctgcctgttctggacgtttcccatcaCTGGAATCACACCCTGtgggtccttctgtgtctggcttctctcactgagcatcgtgtcctCACGGTTTGTCCACGTTGTaggagtgtcagggcttcacccctttTCACGGCCGAGTGATGTTCCCGTGTGTGGAGGGACACGTGTTCATTCTTCAGTTTGATGGACTGTTTCCATTTGTTGGCGACTGTGCGTCATGTTGCTGTGGGCATCCAGATGCGAGGTGGTGTGGTTGTGTTTATTTCTCTGGCTGTGGGTGTGCCTCGGAGTAGAATTGCGGGGTCCTGCAGAAGCTCTTGTTTCCTTTGGAGAGACAGGCTGTCTCCGCCGCGGCTGCCCCGGTTCCTGTTCGCGTCTCCACCTCCTCACCAAATCGCGGCCGGGGGTGAGTCGCTGTGGCTCAGATTCACTTGTCTGATGCTGAGGGTGGTGAGCACCTTTCCCCGGCTCACCGGCCACCCGGCGGTCATCTCGGAGGCGTGTCTGTGCGCAGGTCCTTTGCCCCTTGTTTAACCGGGTTGTCTCTGCCGAGTTTtaggggttctttatatattctaggctCAGGTGTCTTATTAGGATATACgctttacaaaaatgttttccCACCTTTTGTATTTCTTAGCTAGCCCCTTGTAGCCTTTATACATAAGACTCGAATCCTGGGATTTACTTCTGGGCATCATATGACTTGGGGCTGTCACTCTCCCCCAGACAGCGGTCTTGACGCTGTTTGGTGAAGAACCAAAGGTGCTCTCCTCACTGCCTTGAGTTGGCACTCTCGTAGTGAACGCGCAGATTCATGTGGGTCTGTGTTGAGATCCTCTTCTTTTCCATCGATGAATTTAGGTTTTAAAATCTTAGTTTTATAGTACATCTGATAGGAGAACAGGTCTCCCCTTTCCCCCAGATAGACATACATCGTTTTCCAAAACGATCTTGGCCAAAAGGAGCCAGACACGGACGGATGAATCCTGTCCGATTCCACTCGCAGGGGTCCCTAGAGGAATCAGgtccacagagacaggaagcaggtggagggggaggggatggggagtcaGGGTTTCACGGGGACAGGGTCTCcctttgggaagatgagaaagttctggagatgatggtgaAGATGGTTGCACGACAGTGTGAAGTTGCTTAGTGCCTGTGAACTGAGGTTTAAAGTGGCAAAAATGGTAAATGCGTATAACTTACAGTTTTAGAAACTTGCCTTGGCTGCTCTTGAGTATTGATTCTTGCAGATGAACTGTAGAATCAACTCACTGATGCCCTGAAAATGCTTCCTGCTCCTGGTTAGGGTGCTTGCTCTCCCGGCTGGGCACAGACCTGTCCCCGGGTGCGGCGTCTCGGGGGCGAGGTGTGGGTGCCCCTTACGCCCTTCACCCGGTGGCACCAGCTCCCCTTTGGGGTCCCCTGCTTGTTGCTGGGGCACCGGTTCTGCCTGCCTGCGCCGCCACGCACAGCCTGTTCTGAGTCCCTGAGATTGGTCCTGACACCTGCCTGCCTCGGTGCTTCAGGAAGTGGGCCCCCCGGGtctggaggcaggggctggcttTCACGCAGCACCCCCAGTCCCCTACTCCGGCCACCAGGACATGTTGTGAGCCTGGGCCAGCCTGGTCTGAAGGTGGCGCAAGCTGTGAAGCTGTGTGGCGCGGTCCGCCAGGCTCCTCAGAGATGCTTTGGCACCTGACGGTGGGGCGCTTTCTTGCCGTTACTGTCCTGCTGAGCACTCTGAAATGTTAACAGATTTGCTCATTCCTCTGAGCATTTTAAAAACGTAGATCGGGGTCAGCCAAGTTTTGCTGTAAAGGGCCAGGCGGTCAATATGTTGGCTTTGCTGGCCAGGTGGCCCTGCTACGGTTGCTCAACTCCACAGGGCAGAAGTGGCCACGGGCCACATGTAACCGAGAgggtgtgccccccacccccaccccccggcccatTATCTGTTTGCAAAGCACATTGGTAGTTTGCTGGCTGCTTTTCCCCGCTCACTCTTGGGAAGCGTGTGCAGGGGCAAAGCGCCCTGACTGCCACAGTGGGTCTTATCTAAGCCTGGGTGGGGGACTGAAGTTTGGGGTGAGCTGTTCTGTATCAGGAATGGAGGCCCAGCAGCTTTTACCATGACTGGGTGTGAATTCCATCTACTTCCTCAAACGAATAGTTGTGTCTCTGCTGAGCCGGCCCCAGCCCTCTGGGATAAACCCGACTGGGGCCTCTGAGCTGGGTGAGGGGTGTTCGCCTCTTCCTCGCTGTGCCTTTCCACGTGGTGGCCGCTGTCGTCCAGAGGCCTTTGGTGCAAGTAGATTTCAGCTGCGGCTCCTCAGCACGGCAGCCACACCTCAGTGCTCGGGAGCCACCGGGGGCTGGCGGCCCAAGTCAGGAGTCAATGGGAATTGGGCCCCATGGCCACCTGGGCTCCCGCGCCCGACGGGGCTGCCTTGTGGTGGAAtttcttcttcacagctccctgccctgcccctcaaGCCCAGCGAGGAGCTGGGGATGGCGCTTAGTGCCCTGTGTGTCTGGGTCGCTAGGCCACTGCTGCCAGAGAAGACAGGATGAGgttaaagactttattttatgCAAAAGGAATGTGCCTGTCAAAGAACTCCATCGTGGAACTTCACTGCATCCTCAGCCCCAGGTATCCAAACCCAGTTTTCCGTAAAAGCCAGGGCATCCCAAGGCTGCCCGCCCACCATCCACTAAGGCGTCCAGCCCTCCTCCCAGCTGCCGTGTGGCCTCCACGGCCCGGCGCCAGGGTGGGCAGGGTCCCTCCTTCACAGCCGGGGCGACTCCAAGAGCAGAATCCCCCAGCTCAGAGGAGTGGGGCCTGGTGGGCGTGCGGAGCAGCGCGGGCAGAAGCTTCTGGAGAAGTTGGCCAGTGATGCCCTCGCCGCTGTGGGCGGAAGGAGAGGCCTCTCGGTGACGTGTCCACAGGGACAGGAGCCTGGAGCAGACCTGCCCGCTGCCCCAGCTACACGAACTCTGGCCGCCTCTCCCAGCCCACGCCCCCTGCCAGCCGCCCGCCACGGAGCCTCACGGCTGGCAGACGGGCCACAGCCACGTTGTTGCACTGGTTGGTATTGTGCCCGGCGAGCCGCTGGGCCGGCTCCTCCCCGAGGTCCTCCCAGACCCCGGGCCCGGGcccatcctcctcctccccgGTAGCAGTGCCCAGCTGCTCCTCACTGCCACTGCGGCTGTCCCGGCCGCCCTCCACGCCGCCCAGCTTCTCCAGGAAGCCAAGGCGGTGCAGGGCCGCCCCACCCGCCGGGGATGGCAGGTCCGAGGCCTCCTCCAGTTCTGAGTCGGAGTCATTGGAGGCAATGTGGGGTTCTGGAAAGTccaagggagagagacagggacagagagagagggacagatggACAGCCTGTGAGCAGGGTGGGGGGCACTGGGCGGAGGACTGGGCGTCCGCCTCCCCCCAGCAGGCCCGGCTCCCCCTTTAGAAGCCTCCCGGGTCAGGCGGAGGTGCAGGGTCTCAGACACTGGGTTCGTTTCCACTTCGGGGTGCCCATTTCTCGGCGTTGGAAAAAACACCTCGAAAGGGTGTCTCTTTGCAAGAGTTTGTAACACGTTAAAGACAGTGAAACAGCAGGTGACACTCATGGTCTCCACGGGAGACAAACCGGGATGCAGCCCTTGAGGTGGACCCACTGTGTCATCCGCTGCCTGGGCCCACTACTCACCAAGGCCCCCGTCCTCAGCCTCCTCCGGCAGGGGTGAGGCCACGCCCCCACTGGCCTCTGGATACGGCTCCTGCACCACCACCTCGGCCCCCTGGTTGGAC includes these proteins:
- the POLR2E gene encoding DNA-directed RNA polymerases I, II, and III subunit RPABC1 — its product is MDDEEETYRLWKIRKTIMQLCHDRGYLVTQDELDQTLEEFKAQFGDKPSEGRPRRTDLTVLVAHNDDPTDQMFVFFPEEPKVGIKTIKVYCQRMQEENITRALIVVQQGMTPSAKQSLVDMAPKYILEQFLQQELLINITEHELVPEHVVMTKEEVTELLARYKLRENQLPRIQAGDPVARYFGIKRGQVVKIIRPSETAGRYITYRLVQ